A portion of the Blautia hansenii DSM 20583 genome contains these proteins:
- a CDS encoding ABC transporter substrate-binding protein produces MKKRQVVALGLVAAMSMGLLAGCGSDGKKEEAKKGESSSDVVTLKWIQVGNGMPKNYDEWLKQINPYLEEKIGVNVEMEIVPWGDWDNRRSVITNSGEYFDILFTDQTRYNAEIANGSLMDLTEMLPKEAAGLYEMIPEDYWTAMKVDGKIYGVPSYKDSSLTEYFVWDQDMADKYSIDVNAITDFNSLYDALKTIKEGEGTAPYYMSKNGANFLVNLGFDDLSASLPVLGVKYTDESKTVVNPLADEDVLANLDIIHKMYKEGLINGDAPTADDSNKYRTFFTAQGWSGAATTTWGPNNGINNCVAVKYGDTVVSNTTVRGSINGIYSGCKNPEKALQLLNLVNTDSKVRDLFYYGVEGSDFEYTDDGKVNRLTTDWGMAGYTQGTFFNVTQQAIETFNQWDEVKELNENATPSVLLGFNLDTSKIETELANCRAVYEKYYSEFFTGAQDPRELIKTIEKELETAGWETIRAEAQKQIDAAK; encoded by the coding sequence ATGAAAAAAAGACAAGTTGTTGCATTAGGACTTGTAGCTGCAATGAGTATGGGGCTGTTAGCAGGCTGCGGTTCAGATGGCAAAAAGGAAGAAGCTAAAAAAGGTGAAAGCTCAAGTGATGTTGTAACATTAAAATGGATTCAGGTAGGAAATGGTATGCCTAAGAATTACGACGAATGGCTGAAACAGATTAATCCATACCTGGAAGAAAAAATCGGTGTAAATGTAGAAATGGAAATCGTTCCATGGGGTGACTGGGATAACAGAAGAAGTGTTATCACAAACTCCGGTGAATATTTCGATATTCTCTTTACAGACCAGACACGTTACAATGCAGAAATCGCAAATGGTTCTTTAATGGACTTAACAGAAATGTTACCAAAAGAAGCAGCAGGACTGTATGAAATGATTCCAGAAGATTACTGGACAGCAATGAAAGTTGATGGAAAAATTTATGGTGTTCCATCTTACAAAGATAGTTCCCTTACAGAATACTTTGTTTGGGATCAGGATATGGCAGATAAATACAGCATTGATGTTAATGCAATCACTGACTTCAATTCTCTGTATGATGCATTAAAAACAATTAAAGAAGGCGAAGGAACAGCACCATACTACATGTCTAAAAACGGTGCAAACTTCCTTGTTAACCTTGGATTTGATGACTTAAGTGCAAGTTTACCTGTATTAGGTGTTAAATACACAGATGAATCTAAGACAGTTGTAAACCCATTAGCAGATGAAGACGTTTTAGCAAACCTTGATATCATTCACAAAATGTACAAAGAAGGACTTATTAATGGTGATGCACCAACAGCTGATGACTCTAACAAATACAGAACATTCTTTACAGCACAGGGATGGAGTGGAGCTGCAACTACTACATGGGGACCAAACAATGGTATCAACAACTGTGTAGCAGTAAAATATGGTGATACTGTAGTTTCTAACACAACAGTACGTGGTTCTATCAATGGTATTTACTCAGGATGTAAAAATCCAGAAAAAGCTTTACAGTTATTAAACTTAGTTAACACAGATTCTAAAGTACGTGACTTATTCTATTATGGTGTAGAAGGTTCTGACTTCGAATACACAGATGATGGAAAAGTAAACAGACTGACTACAGACTGGGGAATGGCTGGTTATACACAGGGTACATTCTTTAATGTAACTCAGCAGGCAATTGAAACATTCAACCAGTGGGATGAAGTTAAAGAATTAAATGAAAATGCAACACCATCTGTATTACTTGGATTTAACCTTGATACATCTAAGATTGAAACAGAACTTGCAAACTGCCGTGCCGTATACGAAAAATACTATTCAGAATTCTTCACAGGCGCTCAGGATCCAAGAGAACTGATTAAAACAATCGAAAAGGAACTGGAAACAGCAGGTTGGGAAACAATTCGTGCAGAAGCACAGAAACAGATTGACGCTGCAAAATAA
- a CDS encoding glycoside hydrolase family 130 protein, producing the protein MSKIIGNSLKNIPWQEKPENYNMPIWRYTQNPIINRNDIPSSNSIFNSAVVPFEDGFAGVFRCDSKCVSMDIFAGFSKDGIHWEINHEPITFEGDSEVTKREYRYDPRVCFIEDRYYITWCNGYHGPTIGVAYTFDFKTFHQLENAFLPYNRNGVLFPRKINGNYMMLSRPSDTGHTPFGDIFCSQSPDLEYWGHHRHVMSTEKGDISAWQSTKIGPGPVPIETDEGWLLIYHGVINTCNGFVYRMGAALLDLNEPWKVIARSKAYVLGPYELYECVGDVPNVVFPCATLTDADTGRIAIYYGCADTVTGLAFTTVDDMLKYIKENAF; encoded by the coding sequence ATGTCAAAGATTATTGGAAATTCATTAAAAAATATTCCATGGCAGGAAAAGCCTGAAAATTATAATATGCCTATTTGGAGATATACACAGAATCCAATCATTAACCGCAATGATATCCCAAGCTCCAACAGTATTTTTAACAGCGCTGTTGTACCTTTTGAAGATGGATTTGCAGGTGTGTTCAGATGTGACAGCAAATGTGTAAGTATGGATATCTTTGCAGGATTTTCAAAAGATGGTATCCACTGGGAAATTAACCATGAACCAATTACTTTTGAAGGTGACTCTGAGGTTACAAAGAGAGAGTATCGTTATGACCCACGTGTTTGCTTTATCGAAGACAGATACTACATCACATGGTGTAACGGATATCATGGTCCAACAATCGGTGTAGCGTATACTTTTGATTTCAAGACTTTCCATCAGTTAGAAAACGCATTTTTGCCATATAACAGAAATGGTGTGCTTTTCCCAAGAAAAATCAATGGAAATTATATGATGCTGAGCAGACCAAGTGATACAGGCCATACACCATTCGGTGATATTTTCTGCAGCCAGAGCCCTGATTTGGAATACTGGGGACACCACAGACATGTAATGTCTACAGAAAAAGGCGATATCTCTGCATGGCAGTCTACAAAGATTGGCCCGGGACCTGTTCCGATTGAGACAGATGAAGGATGGTTATTGATTTACCATGGTGTTATCAATACATGTAACGGATTTGTATACCGTATGGGTGCAGCACTTTTAGACTTAAATGAGCCATGGAAAGTAATTGCACGTTCTAAAGCTTATGTATTAGGACCTTATGAATTATATGAATGTGTAGGAGATGTACCGAACGTGGTATTCCCATGTGCAACTCTTACAGATGCTGATACAGGAAGAATTGCCATTTATTATGGTTGTGCAGATACAGTTACAGGTCTTGCCTTTACAACTGTTGATGATATGTTAAAATATATTAAAGAAAATGCTTTTTAA
- a CDS encoding carbohydrate ABC transporter permease, whose protein sequence is MAKNKKDLDLAESSKLNRISGGTNAIFNIIFILLALVCIIPVFFVFMISVSSEESIAQNGYRFIPEVFSLDAYKFLGREISMIVDALGVSVIVTAVGTVLGVALTTLMGYVISRRSYKLNNFFTMLVFIPMVFNGGMISSYVVNTQFMHLKDTMWALILPLCVSSFNVVICKTFFRTNIPESVIESAQIDGATQFQIFGKIALPLSKPLLATIALFLTFGYWNDWFQSSLYITDSSLYSLQALLDHFERNMQAMLSNPALGVSMTEYINSMPKEGARMAMAVIIIVPIACCYPFFQKYFISGLTVGAVKG, encoded by the coding sequence ATGGCGAAAAATAAAAAAGATTTAGATCTTGCGGAGTCTTCAAAATTGAATAGAATTTCCGGAGGCACTAACGCAATTTTTAACATTATATTCATCCTATTGGCATTGGTTTGTATTATTCCGGTATTTTTTGTTTTCATGATTTCCGTTTCATCAGAAGAGTCTATTGCACAGAACGGTTATCGTTTTATTCCGGAAGTATTTTCACTGGATGCTTATAAATTCTTAGGGCGTGAAATTTCTATGATTGTTGATGCTCTCGGAGTTTCTGTAATCGTAACAGCAGTCGGTACTGTATTAGGTGTTGCTTTAACAACTTTAATGGGATATGTCATTTCCAGACGTAGTTATAAGCTGAACAACTTCTTTACTATGTTGGTTTTCATTCCTATGGTTTTCAATGGTGGTATGATTTCATCTTACGTGGTAAATACACAGTTCATGCATTTGAAGGATACGATGTGGGCATTGATACTTCCGCTGTGTGTATCTTCATTTAACGTAGTCATTTGTAAGACATTTTTTAGAACGAATATACCGGAGTCTGTTATTGAGTCCGCCCAGATTGATGGCGCTACACAGTTCCAGATTTTCGGAAAGATTGCTTTGCCACTGTCAAAACCGCTGTTGGCAACAATCGCTTTGTTCCTTACATTTGGTTATTGGAATGACTGGTTCCAGTCATCTCTGTATATTACTGATTCATCTCTGTATTCTTTACAGGCATTGTTGGATCACTTCGAAAGAAATATGCAGGCTATGTTAAGCAATCCGGCGCTTGGAGTTAGTATGACTGAGTATATAAACTCTATGCCAAAAGAAGGTGCGAGAATGGCAATGGCAGTGATTATTATCGTTCCAATCGCATGCTGCTATCCGTTCTTCCAGAAATACTTTATTTCAGGTCTTACAGTAGGAGCTGTAAAAGGCTGA
- a CDS encoding LacI family DNA-binding transcriptional regulator, with protein MAEKKSVSMQDIADELGVSKVTVSKALNGKEGVGEALKKKIADLAEKSGYVLPNYGNRKTKKVGIIMSDRFNSGDEGKFYMAMYEKIISELQKASCTSMMISPNRHSLAGDLQTIKSSGIFDGLIFLGILDWEVKKQLDAVNLPKIYVDVYDETHKSDSVVTENIYSCYEITNYLIHQGHTEIGFVGTVGATTSITDRYLGYVRSMLENNITPQDVWNIPDRSQEGEAIPLELPKEMPTAFVCNCDETAFQLVKELTAKGYHIPEDISVAGFDNSIYAQVCSPPLTTVAVDIEEIGKLAARRMIKHMSNPAKKGGGVFRVPGNIIYRESVRNIKREEQKS; from the coding sequence ATGGCTGAGAAGAAATCGGTTTCTATGCAGGATATAGCAGATGAGCTGGGCGTAAGTAAAGTTACTGTTTCCAAAGCCTTAAATGGCAAGGAAGGAGTCGGCGAGGCTCTCAAGAAAAAAATCGCTGATTTGGCAGAGAAATCAGGATATGTTCTTCCCAATTATGGAAACAGGAAGACGAAAAAAGTCGGAATTATTATGAGCGATCGTTTTAATTCCGGAGACGAAGGCAAGTTCTACATGGCAATGTATGAAAAAATTATTAGTGAACTTCAGAAAGCTTCCTGTACCAGCATGATGATATCACCTAATCGACATAGTCTTGCAGGAGATTTGCAGACTATTAAGTCATCGGGAATATTTGATGGCCTGATATTTCTAGGAATACTGGATTGGGAAGTGAAAAAGCAATTAGATGCCGTTAATCTTCCGAAAATCTATGTGGATGTCTATGATGAAACTCATAAATCAGACTCGGTTGTGACAGAAAATATTTACAGCTGTTATGAAATTACCAATTATCTGATACATCAGGGACATACAGAGATTGGATTTGTAGGAACGGTGGGAGCTACTACAAGTATCACAGACCGTTATCTGGGATACGTAAGGAGTATGCTGGAAAATAATATTACTCCCCAAGATGTATGGAATATTCCGGACCGCAGTCAGGAAGGAGAGGCAATACCTTTAGAACTTCCGAAAGAAATGCCTACTGCATTTGTATGCAACTGTGATGAAACGGCATTTCAGTTGGTTAAGGAATTAACAGCAAAAGGTTATCATATACCGGAGGATATTTCTGTGGCAGGATTTGATAATTCCATTTATGCACAGGTTTGCAGTCCGCCGCTTACTACAGTGGCAGTTGACATCGAAGAAATCGGTAAACTTGCAGCACGGCGTATGATAAAGCACATGAGCAACCCTGCGAAAAAGGGCGGAGGTGTATTCCGAGTTCCCGGCAATATTATATACCGGGAGTCTGTTCGTAATATAAAAAGAGAGGAACAGAAATCATAA
- a CDS encoding MFS transporter codes for MNLRQKFIPNQNPTERELLIGARGIMIEGAVASIIYAVATNNIMTGYLGYLGASVAACASIALIPQLGCILQFFSPFLFERFRYRKPIMWILCVIYRFSVAAMFLLPLLLSGANFRVGTAVALYIIAFASAGIVTPGLQQWTISLVDVKERGVYMAKKDILAVGVNSIVTFLLSRHLDKLMALGNDSQGYQTVGLVCLVLALLDAVLLLNICERPVEETVGVQLSDVLQPVKDKSYRPLLLYNIFSSVAGGIATPFLIVYQLRVLGLSHTFLASAGIVAAIAGMAGSYLWGRFSDKHMWDWTIHRSASIGFLCTVSWAFVTPESAPFIAPILMTVTTACNSGTVIANTNLQYSASPATGKTLYLGVTAAIISVAGCLTTACSASLQSVFEQSLGYKSISVLFLISGVGGLINLFINGRKLPHIK; via the coding sequence ATGAATTTGAGACAGAAATTTATTCCTAATCAAAATCCCACAGAACGTGAACTTTTGATTGGAGCCCGCGGTATTATGATAGAAGGTGCAGTTGCATCAATTATTTATGCAGTCGCAACAAACAATATTATGACGGGGTATCTTGGCTATCTGGGGGCATCAGTTGCTGCGTGTGCCTCCATTGCTTTAATTCCGCAGCTAGGCTGTATTTTACAGTTTTTTTCTCCGTTTTTATTTGAAAGGTTTCGTTATCGAAAACCAATCATGTGGATTTTATGTGTGATTTATCGTTTTTCAGTAGCGGCAATGTTTTTGCTTCCATTACTTTTATCAGGTGCAAATTTTCGAGTAGGAACGGCAGTTGCTCTGTATATTATTGCCTTTGCAAGCGCCGGTATTGTAACGCCGGGGCTTCAGCAGTGGACCATAAGCCTTGTGGACGTAAAAGAACGAGGGGTATATATGGCAAAGAAGGATATTCTGGCAGTTGGGGTAAATAGTATTGTGACTTTTTTACTTAGTCGTCATCTGGATAAGCTTATGGCTTTAGGAAACGACAGTCAAGGTTATCAGACCGTAGGACTTGTATGTCTGGTATTGGCTCTTTTAGATGCAGTGCTTTTATTAAATATATGTGAGCGTCCCGTAGAGGAGACCGTAGGAGTACAGTTATCAGACGTACTTCAGCCTGTGAAGGATAAGAGCTATCGTCCGCTACTTTTATATAATATTTTTTCCAGTGTTGCCGGCGGTATTGCAACGCCGTTTTTAATTGTATACCAGCTTCGGGTACTGGGACTGAGCCATACGTTTCTGGCAAGTGCGGGAATTGTGGCGGCAATAGCAGGAATGGCAGGAAGCTATCTGTGGGGACGGTTTTCAGACAAGCACATGTGGGATTGGACCATTCACCGTTCCGCATCCATTGGCTTTTTGTGTACGGTGTCATGGGCATTTGTCACCCCTGAAAGTGCTCCATTTATTGCTCCTATTTTAATGACTGTTACCACGGCATGTAACTCAGGAACGGTAATTGCCAATACAAATTTGCAGTATTCTGCCAGCCCTGCCACAGGGAAAACTTTATATTTGGGAGTTACAGCAGCCATTATCAGTGTTGCGGGCTGCTTAACAACTGCATGCAGTGCATCTTTACAGTCGGTTTTCGAACAGTCTTTGGGATATAAGAGTATTTCTGTTTTATTCTTAATATCCGGTGTGGGAGGGCTTATCAATCTCTTTATTAACGGTCGGAAATTGCCGCATATTAAGTAA
- a CDS encoding ABC transporter permease yields the protein MELKKEKKLRKRNRWTKNDTELTILALPTAVWYILFCFLPMFGLIIAFKNYRVTAGESFIYNVFHSDWSGFKNFEFLIKSNDLFVILRNTILYNLAFIVIGMILSVGFAIMISLLHNKRASKVYQTLMFFPYFMSWVVASYFLDAFLNQDNGLINTMLRDGGHEPVQWYMKASVWPAILIFMYLWKSTGYNMVIYLSSISGIDTTLYEAAVMDGANKRQQVRYITLPCLKNVIIMMFILNVGKVFYSDFGLFFQLSQGATGSIFNTTATIDTQVFNMLQSSTPIGMTSAVTFFQSVACCITILVANAIVRKLDEDSAII from the coding sequence ATGGAGTTGAAGAAAGAAAAAAAACTCAGAAAAAGAAATCGTTGGACAAAAAACGATACGGAGCTGACCATTCTGGCGCTTCCGACAGCAGTCTGGTACATATTATTCTGTTTTCTGCCGATGTTTGGTTTGATTATTGCATTTAAGAATTACAGAGTGACTGCGGGAGAAAGCTTCATTTACAATGTTTTCCACAGTGACTGGTCAGGTTTTAAAAACTTCGAATTCTTAATAAAGTCCAATGACTTATTTGTTATTTTAAGAAACACAATTCTTTATAACCTGGCATTTATTGTAATCGGAATGATTCTTTCCGTTGGATTTGCGATTATGATCAGTTTGCTGCACAATAAAAGAGCTTCTAAAGTATACCAGACATTGATGTTCTTCCCATACTTTATGTCATGGGTAGTAGCATCTTATTTCCTGGATGCCTTTTTAAATCAGGACAATGGTTTGATTAATACAATGCTTCGTGACGGAGGGCATGAACCGGTTCAGTGGTACATGAAAGCAAGCGTTTGGCCAGCTATTTTAATCTTTATGTATCTGTGGAAAAGTACAGGATATAACATGGTTATTTATTTATCCAGTATTTCAGGAATTGATACTACCTTATATGAAGCGGCTGTTATGGACGGTGCAAATAAACGTCAGCAGGTACGATACATTACATTGCCTTGCTTGAAAAATGTTATTATTATGATGTTTATTTTGAATGTAGGTAAAGTCTTTTATTCAGACTTTGGATTGTTCTTCCAGTTATCTCAGGGAGCAACCGGTTCTATCTTTAATACGACAGCAACAATCGATACACAGGTATTTAACATGCTGCAGTCCTCAACACCGATTGGTATGACTTCAGCAGTAACCTTCTTCCAGTCAGTAGCATGTTGTATTACAATTTTAGTTGCTAATGCGATTGTGCGAAAATTAGACGAAGACAGTGCAATTATATAG
- a CDS encoding carbohydrate kinase family protein, whose amino-acid sequence MYDVVALGELLIDFTESGKSEQGNQLLEVNPGGAPCNVLAMLKQMGKKTAFIGKVGQDMFGNLLKQTLDEVGIDSKNLIMDEEVRTTLAFVHTLADGDREFSFYRNPGADMMLSEEEINPEVIKDTKIFHFGTLSMTHEGARNATKKAVSIAKEAGALISFDPNLREPLWESLELAKEQMEYGFRQCDILKISDNEIQFVTGKEDYDEGIAILQEKYQIPLILLTKGKDGSCAYYKEMRVEKKGFCVQAIETTGAGDTFCGCSLGYLLEHDLQHLSEKELEEMLTFANAGAALITLKKGAIRSMPKEQEIRRFVEEKSR is encoded by the coding sequence ATGTATGATGTAGTAGCGCTTGGAGAGCTTTTGATTGATTTTACAGAAAGCGGAAAAAGTGAACAGGGAAATCAGCTTTTGGAAGTAAATCCAGGGGGAGCACCATGCAATGTGCTTGCTATGCTGAAACAGATGGGAAAAAAGACCGCATTTATTGGAAAAGTTGGACAGGATATGTTTGGAAACTTGTTGAAACAGACATTAGACGAAGTGGGGATTGATTCAAAAAATCTGATTATGGATGAAGAGGTACGAACAACGCTTGCATTTGTACATACATTGGCAGATGGAGATAGAGAGTTTTCATTCTATCGAAATCCTGGCGCAGATATGATGCTTAGTGAAGAGGAAATCAATCCGGAAGTTATAAAAGATACAAAAATATTTCATTTTGGTACGTTGTCCATGACACATGAAGGTGCGAGAAATGCTACAAAAAAAGCAGTTTCCATTGCGAAAGAGGCAGGTGCACTCATTTCTTTTGATCCGAATTTGCGAGAGCCTCTGTGGGAGTCTTTGGAGCTTGCAAAAGAGCAGATGGAATATGGTTTCCGGCAATGCGATATTTTGAAAATTTCGGATAATGAGATCCAATTTGTAACCGGAAAAGAGGATTATGATGAAGGAATTGCCATTCTTCAGGAAAAATATCAAATTCCACTAATTCTTCTTACAAAAGGGAAAGATGGAAGCTGTGCCTATTATAAAGAAATGCGAGTAGAGAAAAAAGGTTTTTGCGTGCAGGCAATTGAGACAACCGGAGCAGGAGATACATTTTGCGGCTGTTCTTTGGGATACCTGTTGGAGCATGACCTTCAGCATCTATCCGAGAAAGAGCTGGAAGAGATGCTTACATTTGCCAATGCAGGAGCGGCTTTGATTACATTGAAGAAAGGAGCTATTCGCTCCATGCCAAAAGAACAGGAAATCCGCAGATTTGTAGAAGAAAAAAGCAGATAA
- a CDS encoding ROK family protein, with amino-acid sequence MTNYTEKVYLLLDVGGTQIKGAVFDEEGNRKTDISSYPSKSRESADVILDNFAFILRELMNTNPQAEIIGVGMAFPGPFDYEKGICQIQGLNKYDSIYGRALEPEMKKRIPEIENAKFGYLHDIEAFAVGEAWFGEMQDESKIVCLCIGTGTGTAFLKDKVPQKSGEGVPECGWLYWLPYKDSIIDDYISVRGLERICKEVFGEPKSGKELYDLCQKGDETALKAWKKFGDDIIAAILPVIEDFHPDAIIFGGQISKSFTYFGKEFAEECEKRNIKIHVQTETSEKAMQGLFVKMTRG; translated from the coding sequence ATGACAAATTATACAGAAAAAGTGTATTTACTTCTTGATGTAGGAGGAACACAGATTAAAGGCGCTGTGTTTGATGAGGAAGGCAACAGAAAAACAGATATTTCTTCTTACCCATCAAAATCCAGAGAAAGCGCAGATGTTATTCTGGATAATTTTGCTTTTATTTTGAGAGAGTTAATGAACACAAATCCGCAGGCAGAAATAATAGGAGTTGGCATGGCATTTCCGGGACCTTTTGATTATGAAAAGGGAATTTGTCAAATTCAGGGATTGAATAAATATGACAGCATTTACGGAAGAGCCTTAGAACCTGAAATGAAAAAAAGAATTCCTGAAATTGAAAATGCTAAATTTGGTTATTTGCACGACATTGAGGCATTTGCAGTTGGAGAAGCATGGTTCGGAGAAATGCAGGATGAATCAAAAATCGTATGTCTTTGTATAGGGACAGGTACAGGAACAGCATTTTTAAAGGATAAAGTTCCTCAGAAATCAGGAGAGGGAGTACCGGAGTGTGGATGGTTGTATTGGCTTCCATATAAAGACTCTATTATTGATGACTATATTTCAGTAAGAGGACTGGAACGAATTTGTAAGGAAGTATTTGGAGAGCCTAAGAGCGGAAAAGAACTTTATGATTTATGTCAGAAAGGTGATGAAACAGCTCTGAAAGCATGGAAGAAATTTGGAGATGACATTATAGCTGCAATTCTTCCTGTTATCGAAGATTTCCATCCTGATGCAATTATTTTCGGTGGACAGATTTCAAAGAGCTTTACTTATTTTGGTAAAGAATTTGCAGAAGAATGTGAAAAGAGAAATATTAAAATTCATGTGCAAACAGAAACTTCCGAAAAAGCTATGCAAGGACTGTTTGTGAAAATGACAAGAGGATAA
- a CDS encoding alpha-amylase family protein, with translation MKAKKSQAEQRYEKRLELYYDELKWLYMELYPERSDQFENLLYRMQEAYHVRKPNLKKLDESRAKNTDWYKKSDLLGMMLYTDAFAENLNGVKKRLDYIESCHVNYLHLMPLLASPEGRSDGGYAVADFRSVQPQLGTMKDLENLTGACHRRNICVCLDFVMNHTSEDHEWAKRARQGEREYMDRYYFYDNYELPAEFEKTVPQVFPTTAPGNFTWLPDMGKHVMTTFYPYQWDLNYWNPVVLNEMIDNMLYLANRGIDILRLDAVPYIWKQLGTSCRNLPQVHSIVRIMRIVTEIVCPGVLLLGEIVMEPSKVVPYFGTIEKPECHLLYNVTTMATTWHTVATKDVRLLKRQMEIISHLPKDYVFLNYLRCHDDIGWGLDYEWLENFSIREIPHKQYLNDYLTGKYPEAVGRGELYNSDPISKDARLCGTTASLCGLEKALYEQDEEEIRKAAGWVIMLHAYLLVQSGIPVLYCGDEIGQLNDYSYHDDPMKCEDSRYLHRGKFQWDLQKKICEEGTSQHQIFNALKELETFRAEHKVFDAQADIEMLETYDNAILGIKRSQDEEKLIALFNFSQEEKTAWIQEDGLYTDVMSGEQKEAKAVLVPAGSFCWLYQV, from the coding sequence ATGAAAGCAAAAAAATCACAGGCAGAACAGCGTTATGAGAAACGCCTGGAACTGTATTATGACGAATTAAAATGGCTTTATATGGAGTTGTATCCAGAACGCAGCGATCAGTTTGAGAATTTATTATATCGGATGCAAGAGGCATATCATGTACGAAAACCGAATTTGAAAAAGTTAGATGAGTCACGTGCGAAGAATACAGATTGGTATAAAAAGAGTGACTTGCTGGGCATGATGCTCTATACAGATGCGTTTGCAGAGAACCTCAATGGAGTTAAAAAACGGTTGGATTATATTGAATCATGTCATGTGAATTATCTGCATTTAATGCCTCTCCTTGCTTCCCCGGAAGGGCGAAGTGATGGTGGATATGCGGTAGCAGATTTTCGGAGTGTGCAGCCGCAACTTGGGACAATGAAAGATTTGGAGAACTTGACCGGAGCATGTCATAGGCGAAACATCTGCGTCTGCCTTGATTTTGTGATGAATCATACATCTGAAGATCATGAGTGGGCAAAACGTGCCAGACAAGGTGAACGGGAATATATGGACCGTTATTACTTTTACGATAATTATGAGCTTCCGGCAGAATTTGAAAAGACAGTTCCACAGGTATTTCCTACAACGGCTCCGGGGAATTTTACATGGCTTCCTGATATGGGGAAACATGTCATGACAACCTTCTATCCATATCAATGGGATCTGAACTACTGGAATCCGGTTGTCCTAAACGAGATGATTGACAATATGCTGTATCTTGCTAATCGAGGAATTGATATTTTACGATTGGATGCCGTACCATATATTTGGAAACAGTTAGGAACGAGCTGTCGCAACCTTCCACAGGTTCACAGCATTGTCCGAATTATGAGAATTGTGACGGAAATTGTATGTCCGGGTGTGCTTTTGCTTGGAGAGATTGTTATGGAACCTTCAAAAGTAGTGCCATACTTCGGCACCATAGAAAAGCCGGAATGTCATCTGTTGTATAATGTTACAACCATGGCAACGACTTGGCATACAGTGGCAACGAAGGATGTCAGGTTGTTGAAAAGGCAGATGGAGATTATCAGTCACTTACCAAAAGACTATGTATTTTTGAATTATCTTCGTTGTCATGATGACATAGGATGGGGATTGGATTATGAGTGGTTAGAGAATTTTTCGATTCGTGAAATTCCACATAAGCAATATTTGAACGATTATCTGACCGGAAAGTACCCAGAGGCTGTAGGGCGCGGAGAATTATATAACTCAGATCCAATCAGTAAAGATGCCAGATTATGCGGAACAACGGCTTCCCTTTGTGGTTTGGAAAAGGCTCTGTATGAACAGGACGAAGAGGAAATTAGGAAAGCAGCCGGATGGGTGATTATGCTACATGCGTATTTGCTTGTACAATCCGGAATTCCGGTATTGTATTGTGGAGATGAAATCGGACAGTTGAATGATTATAGCTATCATGATGACCCGATGAAATGTGAAGATTCCAGATATTTGCATCGTGGAAAATTTCAATGGGATTTGCAGAAAAAAATATGTGAAGAGGGTACAAGTCAACATCAGATTTTTAACGCTTTAAAAGAATTGGAAACATTTCGAGCAGAACATAAAGTTTTTGATGCACAGGCAGATATAGAAATGTTGGAAACCTATGACAATGCCATACTTGGAATTAAAAGAAGCCAAGATGAAGAAAAATTGATTGCGTTATTTAATTTTTCCCAGGAAGAAAAAACAGCATGGATTCAAGAAGATGGCCTTTATACAGATGTAATGTCAGGTGAACAAAAAGAAGCGAAAGCCGTTTTAGTTCCTGCGGGCAGTTTTTGTTGGTTGTATCAAGTTTGA